The Acinetobacter shaoyimingii DNA segment ATACCGCGTTCGAGTGTTGAAGATATCGAATTAGCATTAGATGCTGCACATGCAGCGAAAGACAAATGGGGCAAAACCTCTGCAACCGATCGTTCAAATCTACTTTTAAAAATAGCAGATCGTTTAGAAGCAAACTTAGAATTACTTGCTGTTGCTGAAACATGGGATAACGGTAAGCCTATTCGTGAAACGCTTGCAGCAGATATTCCACTGTGTATCGATCATTTCCGTTATTTTGCAGGTTGTATCCGTGCCCAAGAAGGCGGAATCTCTGAAATTGATGAAGATACCATTGCCTACCATTTCCACGAGCCTTTAGGCGTAGTCGGTCAAATCATTCCTTGGAACTTCCCTATTTTAATGGCGGCTTGGAAACTTGCACCAGCTTTGGCTGCAGGCAACTGTATTGTTTTAAAACCAGCTGAACAAACACCAGTCAGCATTTTAGTTTTAGCTGAATTGATTCAAGATTTACTACCACCAGGTGTACTCAATATTGTCAATGGCTACGGCGTTGAAGTCGGTCGCCCATTAGCAACCAATCCACGTATCGCAAAAATTGCATTTACAGGCTCAACTGCTGTCGGACAGCTGATTATGCAATATGCGACTGAAAACATTATTCCAGTCACTTTAGAGCTTGGTGGTAAATCTCCAAATATCTTCTTTGAAGATATTATGGATAAAGACGATGAATTCTTGGATAAAACCCTTGAAGGCTTTGCTATGTTCGCTTTAAACCAAGGTGAAATTTGTACTTGTCCTTCTCGCGCATTAGTACAAGAAAGTATTGCAGATAAATTCTTGGAAATGGCAGTTGAACGTGTAAAACGTATTAAGACGGGTCACCCATTAGACACTGATACCATGATTGGTGCTCAAGCTTCACAAGAGCAACAAGACAAAATCTTGGGATGTATTGCCACTGGCCGTGAAGAAGGTGCGCAAGTGTTAACTGGTGGTGGAGAACGTCACGAAGTCGGCGAAGGTTTCTATATTGAACCGACCATCTTTAAAGGCAACAACAGCATGAAAACTTTCCAAGAAGAAATTTTTGGACCGGTACTCGCAGTGACCACTTTTAAAGATTTTGATGATGCAATCAAAATTGCCAATGATACGATTTACGGTCTAGGTGCAGGTGTTTGGTCACGTTCAGCACATACGTCTTATCGTGCAGGTCGTGCAGTTCAAGCAGGTCGTGTTTGGACCAATTGTTACCATATCTACCCTGCACATGCTGCGTTTGGTGGTTATAAAAAATCAGGAATTGGACGTGAAAACCACAAGATGATG contains these protein-coding regions:
- the exaC gene encoding acetaldehyde dehydrogenase ExaC: MRYADPNTDGSKVQFKSQYENFIGGKWVAPVKGQYFDNVSPVNGHPFTKIPRSSVEDIELALDAAHAAKDKWGKTSATDRSNLLLKIADRLEANLELLAVAETWDNGKPIRETLAADIPLCIDHFRYFAGCIRAQEGGISEIDEDTIAYHFHEPLGVVGQIIPWNFPILMAAWKLAPALAAGNCIVLKPAEQTPVSILVLAELIQDLLPPGVLNIVNGYGVEVGRPLATNPRIAKIAFTGSTAVGQLIMQYATENIIPVTLELGGKSPNIFFEDIMDKDDEFLDKTLEGFAMFALNQGEICTCPSRALVQESIADKFLEMAVERVKRIKTGHPLDTDTMIGAQASQEQQDKILGCIATGREEGAQVLTGGGERHEVGEGFYIEPTIFKGNNSMKTFQEEIFGPVLAVTTFKDFDDAIKIANDTIYGLGAGVWSRSAHTSYRAGRAVQAGRVWTNCYHIYPAHAAFGGYKKSGIGRENHKMMLDHYQQTKNLLVSYSTKAMGFF